Proteins found in one Streptomyces sp. CB09001 genomic segment:
- the folP gene encoding dihydropteroate synthase, which yields MSKQTGRHRRHLAGLTAWDRCAVMGVVNVTPDSFSDGGRFFDTTAAIKHGLDLVAQGADLVDVGGESTRPGATRVDEDEELRRVVPVVRGLASEGVTVSVDTMRASVAEQALAAGAALVNDVSGGLADPRMIPVVADAGAPFVVMHWRGLLKDGNVKGTYADVVTEVVDELHARVEAVLDGGIAPDRVVVDPGLGFSKDAEHDLVLLAHLDRLLALGHPLLVAASRKRFLGRVLAGPEAAPPPARERDAATAAVSALAAQAGAWAVRVHEVRATADAVRVARAVEGAR from the coding sequence ATGAGCAAGCAGACCGGCCGCCACCGACGCCATCTCGCGGGACTGACCGCATGGGACCGCTGCGCGGTCATGGGAGTCGTCAACGTGACCCCCGACTCCTTCTCCGACGGCGGCCGCTTCTTCGACACCACCGCGGCCATCAAGCACGGCCTGGACCTGGTCGCCCAGGGCGCCGACCTGGTGGACGTCGGCGGCGAGTCCACCCGCCCCGGCGCCACCCGCGTGGACGAGGACGAGGAACTCAGGCGCGTCGTCCCGGTGGTGCGCGGCCTCGCCTCCGAGGGCGTGACGGTCTCCGTCGACACCATGCGCGCCTCCGTCGCCGAGCAGGCCCTCGCCGCCGGCGCCGCCCTGGTGAACGACGTCAGCGGCGGCCTCGCCGACCCCCGGATGATCCCGGTCGTCGCCGACGCTGGCGCCCCCTTCGTCGTCATGCACTGGCGCGGCCTCCTGAAGGACGGCAACGTGAAAGGCACCTACGCCGACGTCGTGACAGAGGTCGTCGACGAGCTGCACGCACGCGTGGAGGCCGTCCTGGACGGCGGCATCGCCCCCGACCGCGTGGTCGTCGACCCCGGCCTCGGCTTCTCCAAGGACGCCGAGCACGACCTCGTCCTCCTCGCCCACCTCGACCGCCTCCTCGCCCTCGGCCACCCCCTCCTCGTCGCCGCCTCCCGCAAACGCTTCCTCGGCCGCGTCCTCGCCGGCCCGGAGGCCGCCCCGCCCCCCGCACGTGAGCGCGACGCGGCCACCGCCGCGGTCTCCGCGCTCGCCGCGCAGGCCGGCGCGTGGGCGGTCCGCGTCCACGAGGTCCGCGCCACGGCCGACGCCGTCCGCGTCGCCCGCGCCGTCGAAGGCGCCCGGTGA
- the folK gene encoding 2-amino-4-hydroxy-6-hydroxymethyldihydropteridine diphosphokinase, with amino-acid sequence MSAPFAKGPSDPTVQPVPASVIEQVDAADTTLSNPKRAVIALGANLGNRLETLQGAIDALEDTPGVRVKGVSPVYETEPWGVAPDSQPSYFNAVVIVKTTLPPSSLLERAHAVEEAFHRVRDERWGPRTLDVDIVAYAEVVSDDPQLTLPHPRAHERAFVLAPWLDVDPDADLPHRGRVADLLAAVTRDGVAPRADLELRLPE; translated from the coding sequence ATGAGCGCCCCCTTCGCCAAGGGTCCGAGCGACCCGACCGTACAGCCCGTGCCCGCCTCCGTCATCGAGCAGGTCGACGCCGCGGACACCACCCTGTCCAACCCCAAGCGTGCGGTGATCGCCCTCGGCGCCAACCTCGGCAACCGTCTGGAGACCCTCCAGGGCGCGATCGACGCCCTGGAGGACACGCCGGGCGTACGCGTCAAAGGGGTCTCCCCGGTCTACGAGACCGAGCCGTGGGGCGTCGCCCCCGACAGCCAGCCCTCGTACTTCAACGCGGTCGTGATCGTGAAGACGACGCTGCCCCCGTCCTCGCTCCTGGAGCGGGCGCACGCGGTCGAGGAGGCCTTCCACCGGGTCCGCGACGAACGCTGGGGCCCGCGCACCCTGGACGTCGACATCGTCGCCTACGCCGAGGTCGTCTCCGACGACCCGCAGCTCACCCTCCCCCACCCGCGCGCCCACGAACGCGCCTTCGTGCTGGCCCCCTGGCTGGACGTGGACCCCGACGCCGACCTGCCCCACCGGGGCAGGGTCGCCGACCTCCTGGCGGCCGTCACCCGCGACGGCGTCGCGCCCCGTGCCGACCTGGAACTCCGGCTGCCCGAGTAG
- a CDS encoding alpha/beta hydrolase-fold protein, with product MGLTSNKVLALAVVAGVLLFAGTVWLWPRLARRGMRAVLGRVGLLLATQVAVFASVGLVANQSFGFYGSWADLFGREDGQGVVVDHSAGAGGGPLRVVGDRRVTPAGGARPDVSGRVEEIRVVGRTSRIASPAYVYLPPEYFQPRHRGRTFPAAVVLTGYPGTAEALVDKLHYPRTALELAKAGRMRPMILVMLRPTVAPPRDTECVDVPGGPRTETFFAKDLPEAVGAHYRVDKGPRSWGVVGNSTGGYCALKLAAHHPEVYAAGAGLSPYYDAPDDPTTGDLFQGDDELEKRASLWWYLKNAPAPDTSLLVTSSRTGETNYKDTLKFIDLVKGKRPTRISSIILESGGHNFNTWRREIPATLRWLDERLGGGRDT from the coding sequence ATGGGTCTCACGAGCAACAAGGTGCTGGCGCTGGCGGTGGTGGCCGGCGTGCTGCTGTTCGCCGGGACGGTGTGGCTGTGGCCGCGACTGGCCCGGCGAGGCATGCGGGCCGTTCTGGGGAGGGTCGGTCTGCTGCTCGCCACCCAGGTGGCGGTCTTCGCGTCGGTGGGACTGGTCGCCAACCAGTCCTTCGGGTTCTACGGCAGTTGGGCCGACCTGTTCGGGCGGGAGGACGGGCAGGGCGTGGTCGTGGACCACTCGGCCGGTGCGGGCGGCGGGCCGCTGCGGGTCGTCGGGGACCGGCGGGTGACCCCGGCGGGCGGGGCGCGGCCGGACGTCTCGGGGCGGGTGGAGGAGATACGGGTGGTCGGGCGTACCTCGCGGATCGCGTCACCGGCGTATGTGTATCTGCCGCCGGAGTACTTTCAGCCGCGGCACCGTGGCCGTACGTTTCCCGCGGCCGTCGTCCTGACCGGTTATCCGGGTACCGCCGAGGCGTTGGTGGACAAACTCCATTACCCGCGTACGGCGCTGGAGCTGGCGAAGGCCGGTCGGATGCGGCCGATGATCCTGGTGATGCTGCGGCCCACGGTGGCACCGCCGCGCGACACGGAGTGCGTGGACGTACCGGGCGGGCCACGGACGGAGACGTTCTTCGCCAAGGACCTGCCCGAGGCGGTGGGCGCCCACTACCGGGTGGACAAGGGGCCGCGGAGCTGGGGGGTCGTGGGCAACTCGACCGGCGGCTACTGCGCCCTGAAACTCGCCGCGCACCATCCGGAGGTGTACGCCGCCGGAGCGGGGCTGTCGCCGTACTACGACGCGCCGGACGACCCCACCACGGGTGACCTCTTCCAGGGGGACGACGAGCTCGAGAAGCGGGCCAGCCTGTGGTGGTATCTCAAGAACGCGCCCGCGCCCGACACTTCACTGCTCGTCACGAGCAGCAGGACCGGTGAGACGAACTACAAGGACACGCTGAAGTTCATTGATCTGGTGAAGGGCAAGAGGCCGACCCGGATCTCGTCGATCATCCTGGAAAGCGGCGGGCACAACTTCAATACCTGGCGGCGGGAGATTCCCGCGACGCTGCGGTGGCTGGACGAGCGGCTGGGCGGCGGACGGGACACGTGA
- a CDS encoding NADH-quinone oxidoreductase subunit D, translating into MTPTTETTVGIGGAAESTDMVLNIGPQHPSTHGVLRLKLVLDGERITSAEPVIGYMHRGAEKLFEARDYRQIIMLANRHDWLSAFSNELGVVLAVERMLGMEVPTRAVWTRTLLAELNRVLNHLMFLGSYPLELGGITPVFYAFREREVLQNVMEEVSGGRMHYMFNRVGGLKEDLPAGWTTRARAAVAAVRPRMDVFDDLVLGNEIFRGRTRGVGALTPQAVHAYGVSGPIARASGVDFDLRRDEPYLAYGELQDTLKVVTRTEGDCLARFECLLEQTHNALDLADACLDRLAGLAPGPVNQRLPKVLKAPEGHTYAWTENPLGINGYYLVSKGEKTPYRLKLRSASYNNIQALAELLPGTLVADMVAILGSLFFVVGDIDK; encoded by the coding sequence ATGACTCCTACGACGGAGACCACGGTCGGAATCGGCGGTGCCGCGGAGAGCACCGACATGGTGCTCAACATCGGGCCCCAGCACCCGTCCACCCACGGCGTGCTGCGGCTCAAGCTGGTGCTGGACGGCGAGCGCATCACCAGCGCGGAGCCGGTGATCGGCTACATGCACCGCGGCGCGGAGAAGCTGTTCGAGGCCCGTGACTACCGTCAGATCATCATGCTGGCCAACCGCCACGACTGGCTGTCGGCGTTCTCCAACGAGCTGGGTGTCGTCCTCGCCGTCGAGCGGATGCTCGGCATGGAGGTCCCCACCCGCGCGGTGTGGACGCGGACGCTGCTCGCCGAGCTGAACCGGGTGCTCAACCACCTGATGTTCCTCGGGTCGTACCCGCTGGAGCTGGGCGGCATCACCCCGGTCTTCTACGCCTTCCGGGAGCGGGAGGTCCTCCAGAACGTGATGGAGGAGGTCTCCGGCGGGCGCATGCACTACATGTTCAACCGCGTCGGCGGGCTCAAGGAGGACCTCCCGGCGGGCTGGACCACGCGCGCGCGTGCCGCTGTCGCCGCCGTCCGCCCGCGCATGGACGTCTTCGACGACCTGGTGCTCGGCAACGAGATCTTCCGGGGGCGTACGCGGGGGGTCGGCGCGCTGACCCCGCAGGCCGTGCACGCCTACGGCGTCAGCGGACCGATCGCGCGCGCCTCCGGCGTCGACTTCGACCTGCGCCGCGACGAGCCGTACCTCGCCTACGGCGAACTCCAGGACACGCTCAAGGTCGTCACCCGCACCGAGGGCGACTGCCTGGCCCGCTTCGAGTGCCTCCTGGAGCAGACGCACAACGCCCTCGACCTCGCCGACGCCTGCCTGGACCGGCTGGCCGGGCTGGCGCCGGGGCCGGTGAACCAGCGGCTCCCGAAGGTGCTGAAGGCGCCCGAGGGCCACACGTACGCCTGGACCGAGAACCCGCTCGGCATCAACGGGTACTACCTGGTCAGCAAGGGCGAGAAGACCCCCTACCGGCTGAAGCTGCGCTCGGCGTCGTACAACAACATCCAGGCGCTCGCCGAGCTGCTGCCCGGGACGCTGGTCGCGGACATGGTCGCGATCCTGGGGTCACTGTTCTTCGTCGTCGGCGACATCGACAAGTAG
- the folE gene encoding GTP cyclohydrolase I FolE, protein MTDPVTLDGEGQIGEFDEKRAENAVRELLIAVGEDPDREGLRETPARVARAYKEIFAGLWQEPEDVLTTTFDLGHDEMVLVKDIEVFSTCEHHLVPFRGVAHVGYIPSTSGKITGLSKLARLVDVYARRPQVQERLTTQIADSLMEILEPRGVIVVVECEHMCMSMRGIRKPGAKTLTSAVRGQLRDVATRNEAMSLIMAR, encoded by the coding sequence ATGACCGACCCCGTGACGCTGGACGGCGAGGGCCAGATCGGCGAGTTCGACGAGAAGCGGGCCGAGAACGCCGTACGCGAACTGCTGATCGCGGTCGGCGAGGACCCGGACCGCGAGGGCCTCAGGGAGACTCCGGCGCGCGTGGCACGGGCGTACAAGGAGATATTCGCCGGCCTGTGGCAGGAGCCGGAGGACGTCCTGACGACGACGTTCGACCTCGGGCACGACGAGATGGTCCTGGTGAAGGACATCGAGGTGTTCTCCACCTGTGAGCATCATCTGGTGCCGTTCCGCGGGGTGGCGCACGTCGGCTACATCCCGTCCACCAGTGGGAAGATCACCGGTCTGTCGAAGCTGGCCCGGCTCGTGGACGTCTACGCGCGCCGCCCGCAGGTGCAGGAACGTCTCACTACGCAGATCGCGGACTCGCTGATGGAGATCCTGGAACCGCGCGGGGTGATCGTCGTGGTCGAGTGCGAGCACATGTGCATGTCCATGCGGGGCATCCGCAAGCCCGGCGCGAAGACCCTCACCTCGGCCGTGCGGGGGCAGCTGCGGGATGTCGCCACGCGCAACGAGGCCATGAGTCTGATCATGGCTCGCTGA
- a CDS encoding DUF3180 domain-containing protein yields MKELRIRVLAGVFVVAGVLSWAVARLWNSVGTLPSVPLAAPVVLALIAVILLATALSIRARLKAQRERVPGAKGVDPMMAARAVVFGQASALVAALVAGMYGGTGVFLLEYLDIPARRDQAIYAGASVVAGIAVIAAALFMERVCRLPEDEDDDQPGAASAA; encoded by the coding sequence GTGAAAGAGCTGCGCATCAGGGTGCTGGCCGGCGTGTTCGTCGTCGCCGGAGTGCTGTCCTGGGCCGTCGCCCGCCTGTGGAACTCGGTGGGTACCCTCCCGAGCGTCCCCCTCGCCGCCCCCGTCGTCCTCGCCCTGATCGCGGTGATCCTGCTGGCCACGGCGCTCTCGATCCGCGCCCGCCTCAAGGCCCAGCGTGAGCGCGTCCCCGGCGCCAAGGGCGTCGATCCGATGATGGCGGCCCGCGCCGTCGTCTTCGGCCAGGCCAGCGCCCTGGTGGCCGCCCTCGTCGCCGGCATGTACGGCGGCACGGGCGTCTTCCTGCTGGAGTACCTCGACATCCCGGCCCGCCGCGACCAGGCCATCTACGCGGGCGCCTCGGTCGTCGCAGGCATCGCCGTGATAGCGGCCGCCCTCTTCATGGAGCGGGTGTGCAGACTCCCGGAAGACGAGGACGACGACCAGCCGGGCGCCGCCTCAGCGGCGTGA
- a CDS encoding nuclear transport factor 2 family protein: MNAPHLDVEQVEAANTAFYEALEEGDFEKVSEFWLTPSDLGIDESYHDPADAGVVSCVHPGWPVLTGRGEVLRSYALIMANTDYIQFFLTDVHVSVTGDTALVTCTENILSGGPAPDGGEELGPLVGQLVVATNTFRRTPAGWKLWSHHASPVLAETEDEDGEDTPP; this comes from the coding sequence GTGAACGCGCCGCACCTCGACGTCGAACAGGTCGAGGCCGCGAACACCGCCTTCTACGAGGCACTGGAGGAGGGCGACTTCGAGAAGGTCTCCGAGTTCTGGCTCACCCCCTCCGACCTGGGCATCGACGAGTCGTACCACGACCCGGCCGACGCCGGCGTGGTCTCCTGCGTCCACCCGGGCTGGCCGGTGCTCACCGGCCGCGGCGAGGTCCTGCGCTCCTACGCCCTGATCATGGCGAACACGGACTACATCCAGTTCTTCCTCACCGACGTGCACGTCTCCGTCACCGGCGACACCGCCCTGGTCACCTGTACCGAGAACATCCTCAGCGGCGGCCCCGCCCCCGACGGCGGCGAGGAGCTCGGCCCGCTCGTCGGCCAGCTGGTCGTCGCCACCAACACCTTCCGGCGCACGCCCGCCGGCTGGAAGCTCTGGTCCCACCACGCCTCCCCCGTACTCGCGGAGACCGAGGACGAGGACGGCGAGGACACACCGCCCTGA
- the folB gene encoding dihydroneopterin aldolase, with protein MDRVALRGLKARGHHGVFPKEREDGQTFLVDIVLGLDTRPAAADDDLAKTVHYGIVAEEVVAVVEGEPVNLVETLAERIAQVCLKHEGVEEVEVCVHKPDAPITVPFDDVTVTIIRSRV; from the coding sequence GTGGATCGTGTCGCGCTGCGCGGCCTGAAGGCCCGCGGGCACCACGGTGTGTTCCCCAAGGAGCGCGAGGACGGCCAGACCTTCCTCGTGGACATCGTCCTCGGCCTGGACACCCGCCCGGCCGCGGCCGACGACGACCTGGCGAAGACCGTGCACTACGGCATCGTGGCCGAGGAGGTCGTGGCCGTCGTCGAGGGCGAGCCGGTCAACCTCGTCGAGACCCTCGCCGAGCGCATCGCCCAGGTCTGTCTGAAGCACGAGGGGGTCGAGGAGGTCGAGGTCTGCGTCCACAAGCCGGACGCGCCGATCACCGTCCCCTTCGACGACGTGACCGTCACCATCATCCGGAGCCGTGTATGA
- a CDS encoding PH domain-containing protein translates to MERRLHPVTPLRRAWAPVAVLVGWAVHDPDQAQRQLTRLTTTHLLIGLAVLIPAAALYGFLTWWFTHYAVTDTELRIRTGLLFRRTAHIRLERIQAIDVTQPLLARVAGVAKLKLDVVGTGKRDELAFLGADEARALRAELLARAAGFAPETAHEVGEAPARQLLRVPPGVLAVSLLLTGATWGTLLAAAVVPTLLWLATHNLWTVLATALPLVGAAGASSAGRFVGEYDWTVAESPDGLRIDHGLLDRAHETVPPGRVQSVRLVEPLLWRRRRWVRVELDVAGSSNSVLLPVAPREIAESVVARVLPGVTVPAGRELARPPRRAARCRPLWWRGHGLAVTDAVFAARYGLLRRSLALVPHAKVQSVRLTQGPWRRALRLADVHVDTGANKTVTARLRDAEEAAELLRSQAERSRTGRRDAPPDRWMA, encoded by the coding sequence GTGGAGCGGCGTCTGCACCCCGTCACGCCCCTGCGGCGGGCGTGGGCGCCGGTCGCGGTACTCGTCGGGTGGGCCGTGCACGATCCCGACCAGGCGCAGCGCCAGCTGACCCGGCTGACCACGACCCATCTGCTGATCGGCCTCGCCGTACTGATCCCGGCCGCCGCCCTGTACGGCTTCCTCACCTGGTGGTTCACCCACTACGCGGTGACCGACACCGAGCTGCGGATCCGCACCGGCCTGCTGTTCCGCCGCACCGCGCACATCCGCCTCGAACGCATCCAGGCGATCGACGTCACCCAGCCCCTGCTGGCCCGGGTCGCGGGGGTCGCCAAGCTCAAGCTCGACGTCGTAGGCACCGGCAAGAGGGACGAGCTGGCCTTCCTCGGCGCCGACGAGGCGCGTGCGCTGCGGGCCGAGCTCCTCGCGCGCGCGGCGGGCTTCGCGCCCGAGACCGCGCACGAGGTCGGCGAGGCCCCCGCGCGGCAGCTGCTGCGGGTGCCGCCCGGCGTCCTCGCCGTCTCCCTCCTGCTGACCGGCGCGACCTGGGGCACACTGCTCGCCGCCGCCGTCGTACCGACGCTGCTGTGGCTGGCCACCCACAACCTGTGGACGGTGCTGGCGACCGCCCTGCCGCTGGTGGGCGCCGCGGGCGCGAGCAGCGCCGGCCGGTTCGTCGGGGAGTACGACTGGACGGTGGCCGAGTCCCCGGACGGGCTCCGTATCGATCACGGGCTGCTCGACCGCGCCCACGAGACGGTGCCGCCGGGCCGGGTACAGAGCGTGCGCCTCGTGGAGCCGCTGCTGTGGCGGCGCCGCCGCTGGGTGCGGGTGGAGCTGGACGTGGCCGGTTCCTCGAACTCCGTGCTGCTGCCGGTCGCCCCGCGCGAGATCGCCGAGTCGGTCGTCGCCCGCGTGCTGCCCGGCGTGACCGTGCCGGCGGGACGGGAGCTGGCGCGCCCGCCGCGCCGGGCGGCGCGGTGCAGACCGCTGTGGTGGCGCGGCCACGGGCTCGCCGTCACCGACGCGGTCTTCGCCGCCCGGTACGGCCTGCTGCGCCGCAGCCTGGCGCTCGTGCCGCACGCCAAGGTCCAGAGCGTCCGCCTGACGCAGGGACCCTGGCGGCGCGCCCTGCGGCTGGCCGACGTCCATGTGGACACGGGCGCGAACAAGACGGTGACCGCCCGCCTGCGTGACGCCGAAGAGGCCGCGGAACTGCTGCGGAGCCAGGCGGAACGGTCCCGGACCGGCCGCCGCGACGCCCCGCCGGACCGCTGGATGGCCTGA
- a CDS encoding PH domain-containing protein yields the protein METGSPDDAGTAGTAEAAGRGTPAGPSAAPRDEPGWTGLPPGLLHLRRLMLVVWLGLLAVAGGVLPALFLDPFWTALALLPLALLAWGWVMLERNWRSWRYAERADDLLISRGVLWREETVVPYGRMQLVEVTSGPVERHFGLASVQLHTAAAATDATIPGLDPAEAERLRDRLTELGEARSAGL from the coding sequence ATGGAGACGGGGAGCCCGGACGACGCGGGCACGGCGGGGACTGCGGAAGCGGCCGGGCGGGGGACTCCGGCGGGCCCGTCGGCCGCGCCGAGGGACGAGCCGGGGTGGACCGGCCTGCCACCGGGGCTGCTGCACCTGCGACGCCTCATGCTGGTGGTGTGGCTGGGACTGCTGGCAGTCGCCGGAGGCGTGCTGCCCGCCCTGTTCCTGGACCCTTTCTGGACCGCCCTGGCCCTCCTGCCGTTGGCCCTGCTGGCCTGGGGCTGGGTGATGCTGGAGCGCAACTGGCGCTCCTGGAGGTACGCCGAGCGTGCCGACGACCTGTTGATCAGCCGGGGTGTGCTGTGGCGGGAGGAGACCGTCGTCCCGTACGGGCGCATGCAGCTGGTCGAGGTGACCTCCGGGCCGGTCGAGCGCCACTTCGGCCTGGCCAGCGTGCAGCTGCACACGGCCGCCGCCGCGACCGACGCGACCATCCCCGGCCTCGACCCGGCCGAGGCGGAACGCCTGCGCGACCGCCTCACCGAGCTGGGCGAGGCCCGATCGGCGGGCCTGTGA
- a CDS encoding phosphatidylglycerol lysyltransferase domain-containing protein — protein MSGEVPTRPTRIRRALRGPRPDRIPLLVGRACVLVGLLDIAAGSFPRFRHSRMHAFAEVLPGAFGPFAAALSLSAGVLLLLLAHGLKRRKRRAWRAAVALLPLGAVAQFTYRHSLLGALISLALLVPLLRHRDEFAALPDPRSRWRALANFVLMSAGSVLLGLLVVNAHPHRMLGDPSLADRLTHVLYGLFGVEGPVDYRGNTSWTVAFSLGALGLLTAITTIHLAFRPEHPAARLTEDDETRLRALLARHGGRDSLGHFALRRDKAVVFSPSGKAAVTYRVVSGVMLASGDPIGDVEAWPGAIERFMDEARAHSWTPAVMGCSETGGEVWTRETGLDALELGDEAVVDAADFSLAGRAMRNVRQMVKRIERAGYETRVRRVADLSDAELDRVRRAADAWRGTDTERGFSMALGRVGDPADGDCLIATAHKQDTEPGEYGDLKAVLHFVPWGTDGASLDLMRRDRAADPGMNELLIVAALQAAPKLGIARVSLNFAMFRAALARGEKIGAGPVLRAWRGLLVFLSRWFQIESLYKFNAKFRPRWEPRFVVYRRSADLPRIGFAAMQAEGFVTIPLPRFLQRRTPSRRPCAHQVPARAA, from the coding sequence ATGTCGGGCGAGGTTCCGACGAGGCCCACCCGCATACGCCGCGCACTACGCGGCCCCCGCCCGGACCGGATCCCCCTCCTCGTTGGCCGCGCCTGCGTGCTCGTCGGCCTGCTGGACATCGCGGCCGGCTCCTTCCCGCGCTTTCGCCACAGCCGGATGCACGCCTTCGCCGAGGTCCTGCCCGGCGCCTTCGGCCCCTTCGCCGCCGCCCTCTCGCTCAGCGCGGGCGTCCTGCTCCTCCTGCTCGCCCACGGCCTCAAACGCCGTAAGCGCCGGGCCTGGCGGGCGGCGGTCGCCCTGCTGCCACTGGGCGCCGTCGCACAGTTCACATACCGCCACTCCCTCCTCGGCGCACTGATCTCCCTGGCCCTGCTGGTTCCCCTCCTGCGCCACCGCGACGAATTCGCCGCCCTCCCCGACCCCCGCAGCCGCTGGCGGGCCCTGGCCAACTTCGTCCTCATGAGCGCCGGTTCCGTCCTGCTGGGCCTGCTCGTCGTCAACGCCCACCCGCACCGCATGCTCGGCGACCCGAGCCTGGCCGACCGCCTCACCCACGTCCTCTACGGCCTGTTCGGCGTCGAGGGCCCGGTGGACTACCGCGGCAACACCTCCTGGACGGTCGCGTTCTCCCTCGGCGCCCTCGGCCTCCTGACCGCCATCACCACCATCCACCTGGCCTTCCGCCCCGAGCACCCGGCGGCCCGCCTCACCGAGGACGACGAGACCCGCCTGCGGGCCCTCCTCGCCCGGCACGGCGGCCGCGACTCCCTCGGCCACTTCGCGCTGCGCCGCGACAAGGCGGTCGTCTTCTCCCCCAGCGGCAAGGCCGCCGTCACCTACCGGGTGGTCTCCGGCGTGATGCTGGCCAGCGGCGACCCGATCGGCGACGTCGAGGCCTGGCCGGGCGCCATCGAACGCTTCATGGACGAGGCCCGCGCCCACTCCTGGACCCCGGCCGTCATGGGCTGCTCGGAGACCGGCGGCGAGGTCTGGACCCGCGAGACGGGTCTCGACGCCCTCGAACTGGGCGACGAGGCGGTGGTGGACGCAGCGGATTTCTCCCTGGCCGGCCGCGCGATGCGCAACGTGCGCCAGATGGTCAAACGCATCGAGCGCGCCGGTTACGAGACCCGGGTACGGCGCGTGGCTGACCTCTCCGACGCCGAACTGGACCGGGTGCGCCGCGCCGCCGACGCGTGGCGCGGCACGGACACCGAGCGCGGCTTCTCCATGGCCCTGGGCCGCGTCGGCGACCCGGCCGACGGCGACTGCCTGATCGCGACGGCCCACAAACAGGACACGGAACCCGGCGAGTACGGCGACCTGAAGGCGGTCCTGCACTTCGTGCCGTGGGGCACGGACGGCGCGTCCCTGGACCTCATGCGGCGCGACCGCGCGGCCGACCCCGGCATGAACGAACTGCTGATCGTGGCCGCGCTCCAGGCGGCCCCGAAGCTGGGCATCGCCCGCGTGTCCCTGAACTTCGCGATGTTCCGCGCGGCGCTCGCACGGGGCGAGAAGATCGGCGCGGGCCCGGTCCTCCGCGCGTGGCGCGGACTGCTGGTCTTCCTCTCCCGCTGGTTCCAGATCGAGTCCCTGTACAAGTTCAACGCGAAGTTCCGCCCCCGGTGGGAGCCGCGCTTCGTCGTCTACCGCCGCTCGGCCGACCTCCCGCGCATCGGCTTCGCCGCGATGCAGGCGGAGGGCTTCGTCACGATCCCCCTCCCGCGCTTCCTCCAGCGCCGGACGCCGTCACGCCGCCCCTGCGCCCACCAGGTGCCGGCGCGGGCGGCGTGA